TTATGAGAATATTACATAATAAGAAAGATACTAACAATATTTACTGAATACTGTCAAACAACTAACTTGGGTAGTGATCAAAGAACAAGCAGATTTGTGCAAACCTTATCATTCCACCATTGACAGTTCCCTGTTGCGGGTCTTGCCAGGTTTTGAACAGATCTTGTATAATTTCTTGTCGGTGAGCCTGAGCAGAAACCATGCCAGCATACTTTGTCACTTCTGGCCAATCTTGAGATGCCACAACCTGAGAAATAGCAATAAGATAGATTGTACAGACCAAAACATAAACTTTCTCGCCAAAGCGTACTCAAAGGCAATGATTTTCGTACAGCAGCAATGGATGGGCTTGTGTCTTCTCCACTTTCTGGATGAGTAACATCAGCTCCAAAAATAATTGTAGGGATGTCACTAACCATTGGAATTCTCAAACTCAAGGCATCCAGAAGGACAGTATTCCTTCCCCCCATCTGTAAAATTTAGACTCATATGAGATATGTTGTCAAGGATGAGAATGCTTTCATTTTTGAAGCCAAGAGGGAAATACGTATTTTCATTACACTTAcctttacattaattttcaaggACACATTTGCAAGGTATTGCCTGGAAACTTTCAATACATATTTGGTGAGGCAGCATTGTGAAATCAACCCCAAGTCTGTCTCACAAATGCGTTTCAGATCACCTACAAAAATGGAACAAAAATTTCAGTCGTGTATGATTTCTACAATTTCAAACTACCTCTTAGCATCAGAACCAAATTCCCAAGACCTATGAAGAGTTTCATATGAAAAATGTACCATATAAGGAACCATTATTGTCTGGAAGGATGGCAATAACCAACTCCAGCTCCTTTCCTTCGAGTCTGCTCGCAGCAGCGTTGCATACAAATCTCAAGGCTTTCTTAACCTGGTCTGGTCGTGCAGAATGGATTGGAATAACCGGTTCAGGGTTAAACTCCTATACATAGAATTGGATGGCATCAGCTCAAAGTTCAAGGCACTGAATTTAAGAAACAAAAAGAGCAAAAGAAATCCAGCATCTAGAAAATGTAACAGAGTAACAAAACATATTCATCCCACTAAATCAGAACAAAGATTCATGCACTTTACAAAATCTGAACAAAGATTCAGAAAACTGTAACTTTTGGTACAGCGACAAGTTAgttagaaaattcaaacttaTAAGGACAATCAACTGGGACataagattataaaaataatttagaatGCAGGATGATGATTTTCTTACCATTCCAGAGACTTGACACATCTGCACTAACTGACGGCAAAACCCACGAGCTGCACTCTCTTGTACGCTTCTTGAGAAATTTATGCAAGCCCAGTAATTAATGGTGCTTCCATTAATCACTTTCTGTATAATCAAGACACATTTTTGTTTACACCATTTTTGGATAACAATTTTAGAGAGAGAAGAAAGGAAGAGAAGCAGAAGGGGAAAGGTGAAGGGGAAGGGAGAGGGGGAAGAAAGAGAAAtgaaaggaaagtaaaaatTGTTTCTTTAGGAGGGAAGGAAAGGCAAAGGAAAGGAGATGCGAGTTTTCCATCCAAATGTTTTTAACTTTGGAGAGATTGAAAccttaaggaaaaattattcatttaatccctccaaatccctccccTCTAAATCCCTTCCTTCCCATGTTATCGAAACAAGGGATAATTTATCCCACTAAATCCCTTTCCTTCCTTTCCCTTTATTTCCTCCCATCCAAACACACCCCTAAGAACTACTATAAAAAAGATAACCTAGATAAAACAGGACACAGTATAGAACCTTACCTTGTTTAACATGTTCCACTGACCAAGCTGAGGCAAGTGCTGCTTCTCTTTGCCAGTGTCATTGTACTTTAGCTGTAAGTAATATAATCAGTACCAATGTTAATTTAGAGCATAGTCATCAATAACaaagaaaagataaaataaGTTCGGATACGAACCCATGGAGCAGGAAGAATACGAGCCTCAACTGTTGCAAGCTTGTCATCTATCTTTATTCCAAACTCCCGTGCATGGGAATCTTGGTTGTATCCATTCTGGTGGGCTGTCTGCAAAGAAAAGGAGAAATATTACTCCAAGGGGTCAAATAGCTAAGCACGTCATTCAGCTTCATGAGCATTTTCATCATAAAACCACGAACAATTTTTGAGAGCATagtggaaaataaaaattttagtattttaataCACAAGCAATTGGTGCACAACTGAAGAAAGTGGAGGACCTGTAATATATCTGACTCTTGGTCAGATGGTCGTCTACAAGTAACTTTGAGTAACGAAGCTATCTGTTTTTCATTTAATCTTCTGGTGTATCTCTGTCCTTCAACTATTTTGCATGCCtaacattaaataaatcaacattGAATCACTAAAGCACTCAAATCAGCTCTACGCATGTCTGAATGTTCTCAATTAAAGCTAATTAGTTTCATAACATACCTCCATTGGCAAATAATTTACTTTCTTTTGATTCCCTACTTGAAGACAAGGGAGATGGGCATATTGTATAGTAAATCCATAGACCTCCTGGAAGTACTCAATCACCGACTTCATATTCATATGTTCATCCACAGGGAATCtacaaggcaaaaagaaagCCAAAAGAACAGCATATAAGCCAAGCATAATATAGCATTGATGATTAATGAGTATACAAGATAAGAAGCAAATCATATAATACATGAGCTCCTTGGTAGGTTGTGATGACAATCCTGATACACGATATTTTCTTCGTACATTTTCTCTATGAGTAACCTCCACTTTGACCCCTCTAAGTGCTTTCTTGATCTGCACATATAAAAGCAGGAAAGTTAGCACTtgatataatatatttagaaaTGTCAATTTTATCAACTCACTTTAGCCAACAAAGGATTAAGTGTTAACTTTTACTCAATTGGGACCTCTAATTAAGACCTCAAAATATAAATTCATTTCTAATCACTGGATCAGATAGAAAATTATTCATCACATAAGTGGTTTTCAACATTCACTAGTACAATTCAAATCTCTTAACAGGATGTGAGATTTTCTTTTTGTACATCTTATATCAAAGCCAACGTGTTTCACTATAATTTGACTAAAAAACAAGTGTTTCACTAACTGAAAATGGTGTATCTTACCAGAAAATGTGGTCAAAGCAAGTGTTTCGCTAATCACTATATCATGAAGGTTCTGCTAATGCATGAAAAGCATAAAGATGTTGGAAAGAACGAGACATGAATTCTATACCTTAACAGAATCTGCATCAGACAAAGGTTTTGAGCGCACATCTTTCCCTAAAACTTGAGCAACAAATTCAACTACAGGGAGTGGTTCAATAAATGCATTTGCCGACATATCTGATCAGTACAACAAGGTGATTTCACTGTGACCTCACAAAAACATATTAAAGTAAAGCCATTCCAGAAAAGAATACTACTGCTAGAAAGGAGAGAAACCCACCAATATTCAAGGCCAACCCCATTTGTGTGGGTCTTATACTCTGATAGAAGCCACGCCATGAGTGCAAGCCACCACCAAGTTGATGAGGTTTTTGAATATTAGGAGAATAGAATAGTCTTCCAAATGATAAGTACcttttatggaaaaaaaaaaggttaataaCAAGATAATCGAATTTCTTTTAGATCTGAGGAAAACAATCGAATAATATGCGCACCTTTTTGCTGCCATTTCCCTCAAGACAGCATCAATGACAGTAAGAGCTTCTTGTGGTGCTTTGACTTGTTTACCTGCAAGAAGCTCGTGTAGTTCATGCATTCGAGCATAACCAATAAACTGGATTTTCACTTCGAATTCATTCTCCCTAATGCAAAGAGTAGCAAATTAGCAGCACTTCCATAATTGATCATGTCATTAATGACTCAAATAACAATGGAGGTAATGCATTAGCATACTTTGTCAATTCGAATCCTTCACACTCTTCAACCAATGTAACCTTGAACACTTTCAATGTGAAAGGTAGTAATCCAGCAGTGTACAGATTCTTCTTTCCATCATAAACAGGAAGTCTAGAACCCAAGTTAGTTTCTCTATGAAGTTTAACTAACTCGGCCATGATAGCTTTATTAAGTTTACTTGAATTCACCTCAGGAGTTATTGTAACCTGTTAATAATGATctataaataaactaaatttatcCAACTCTATCAATTCAAGGAAAACAAAGCCAAGTAGGACATTAGGCACTTACATTATATTGACATAAATCCGACCTTGATAACTCGGCAAGGAAATAATTAGCCTTAACAACACACTTGGTTCCTAACTGGCCGAAACCTGGCCTTCGTTGAAACACAATTCCCTTGTTTGAAGTGGGTGGTTCTACACGCAATTCAAGCTTTCCATCAGCAGGTAAATCCTCCATTATCGCACCTTTTGACTTTCTTCTTCCTCGCCTACGCTTTGCATTTTTTGGAGCATCTTCTAATCTCTCTCCGGTACTCTCGCAAAATCTATTAGATGCCTGCTGAAGAACTGGCTTACTTTCCACAATTTTCTTGGAAATTATATGCTTCAATTTTGGGTCTCTCACTTGTCGGTTCGGCATCTCTGAAACATATAAGCTTAAAATCTCAGAAGAATATCCAAGATGAGAACTTGTGCTCTTTTAACACTTCAATCATTAAATTAAGAGTTTTGTAGTACAAAGAACAAATTCATAGGTATAAATAAGAGTTGAAGAAATGACAAAATGCATTGCTTCCTTCaccaaaaacagttaaaaaaacAACAGCAACTAGGTCACGAGTTTACTCCGTTCAAAAGAGGGAAAGTAACCAAAAAAGCATGAGATCGCAACAGTTTCAAAGTATGGTGAAAGAATTTAAcctaacaagagattcaagattAGAATAGAAAGTATAGCATAGATTTGGTAGGTAGGAAGAAGACAATTGAATCATGAACAAAcaagctttatttttcttctttttataaTCATATTATGAACATTCTAAACGTTATTCTATCTTCCTACAACAACAAAAACTACACAATCCCAACCAAAGTACTCTATCTCCATgtcaattcaaatataaaaagagAACATTTTAATAGTTTATCTTAGTTTATCTTCTCATTATCTCAAAGAGGTGACACATAGTGTATGGGAATAACTGTAGTTGTGAGTCATTAGACTTGTATACGTAAGCAAAAAAATGATGTGGTTGCAAGGATGAATCACACATTAGAAATAGCAAGATGCGTGTTGAATAAGTAAAGATAAGAAAGCTATTTTGGACCAAGGCACTATCCACGTGTTACAAGGGGATCAGTTCTCCACACACAATACTGAACTTCAGGTGAGCTTAAGAGGCATGGTATGACTCACcggttattattaaaatttgaaagtATGTCGCATTTTGTTTATATCTATGAGTGAATGGAAATTTGAATCTAGagccaaaaaaaaattgcattttCACGGGCTATGGGTTCAGTGTTAGGGGATATAAGGTGCGGCGTGAGAAAACTAGAAACGCAATAACTTCTAGAGATGCTATACTTGATGAGTGCTTTCTCGCATTTTTGATATTGATCTCACTACCAATATAGGTTCAACAAAAGATGTTTATGAGAATGTATTAATCATCATCTTTAAATATGTATTAATCATTGAGGAATATGATTATGTGACTTATGCTCTTacgattataagtgattatgtGGTTTATTCCAACTCATACAAAGAAGTAATGGCTTCAATAGATGTAAGTGGTTTGGAGCCATAGATCAAGAGATAGAGTCTCTTCACCGAAACAAGACTTGATCTGTGAAGGTTTGTAGAGTGCAAATGGATTTTCAAGAAGGAAGGATCATCAAAGGATGTTGGCCCCATTTATAAAACTCGAGTAGTTGCAAAGAGTTGCTCTCAAATAGATGGTATGGATTTCCATCAGGTgttctctttgatttgtcatgAATGGCGGTGAGGGGTAATATaggaattaaataataaataatacttggTAATTATTTAGTTGAGGGAATAAAATGCAGGAATAAATAGTATAAATAGAGTGAAAGGGGAAGGAAGCATTTCATTCATTGTGTAACAAATTTTAGAGGAGTTTATGACTCTATTGGAGAGAACAAACCTCTCAAAAGCTTGACTGTTATCTTCTGTAAATGTTCTTAGGTTCCATTCAATATTCAATATACACATTCATTTATGTTTTACATACACATTGGTACATTCATACACATTTCTCTTTGGCCATTACTAATATCATCTCTATAGACAACTCGATCCATAACACGATCTTGAAACACTTTACAATTAAATCAGTTCTAGCCTTGGCATCAATTGGATATGTGTGTCGTTGGGAGAGATTTCTCCATGGAGAATTAGAGGAAAAGATCTACATGAAGCAATCCAACAGTTTTAAGATAGTGTGTAAGGACTAAGGAGGACAATGCGTGTCACTTGGTGAAGCCTCTGTATGGTTTGAAGCATTCTCTAAGACAAtagtttagaatattttattccTTATTGGCATCACATGGTTTAACACAAAGCTCTTATAATATTTTGCGTCTACGTGAAAGGTAGATGCTCAAGATCCTTCATTTATCATGTGTTATATGAAGATAAGATgtttcatatgcttgaaatggaTGCTTTGAAGAAGCTTTTATCGAGTGAGTTCGATATGAAGGAATTTGGTGAGGCTAAGAAAATACTTGGTGCGAAGATTATGAGGGAAACGAGCAAAGGTGTCTTTTATCTTTGGTCAAAGGAGATACATTGAGAAGATGCTACAACACTTCTCTACAGATTGCACAGAGGTTGTTTCTATGCTCCTTGTTTCTTACTTTTATGCTCTGAAAAGAACTTTGTGTACATAGTTAAGAAGAAGTAAGTGAGTGTTGTGATTATAGGTGACTTATGTTCACCAAGTAATCAAGAACATGGTTAAGGAAATTAATCATGTGTATTAGTGAAGGTTAAAAGAGGACAATGTATCACATGTTGGTGATTTGGTTTGTTGGGAATCAATAGTACATGGTACTATTGATCATGTAAATCTTTACATGTAAAAGATTACAGTGCAAATATCAGTCCTAGGATTAATGTGCAAGAGTATTGGAGACCGTAGCATACACGAAAGAGGAAAGAAGTGCAACAGGATGTGCAGTACCCCTACTGACTTCTGATCTGCGTGAGCTGCTGCCttctgttttaattttttgcttGCTGCCTTGTACTACTTAATGTTAGGCCTTTCTTCCTCTATTAATACACCCCTATTCCCTTAGTAATGCTTGCACCAAAGTCTCATCTAAGAGCTCCTCCTTGCTTATGTAAATTACTCACTATTTTAGCTCCCCTCTTCCCTTACACTAATCTCCATTGTAATTCCTCTAAAGTTTGTATTCTCTCCTTTAAACACATTATATAATCCTAGGCTAGATGGTGGATGTAGCCCAAGATTAGTGAACCACCTTAAATACTTGTCttgattattttctttattgttgtcATTCTTCACATACATGCATATTTGATTCCTATACATTGACACAACATAAACTCTCACTTAAACCTTACTTTGTGATCCTTGAGTGAGGTTATAGCCTATCCTTTCAGTGGGGTATTCCATTCACAAATGGGTCGTGGTGTGTTCGAAATCACACATTGATCAAGTTGTAAGCATGGTAAATAGGTAAATGGCTAACCGGAATAAATAACATTGGAATGTAATGAAATAATTGTTTACATATTTAAAAGGAACCTTACATGATTGTTAGCAGTTTGGTAGAAACACGAATTGTTTAATCAGGTACTGTGATTTGGACTATAAGGATTGAGTTTGGATTTGTATTCACTTTAAGTTGTACGATAGTAGTTGACAGCAAATTTGATTGAATTAAATTAACGACATTCTATTTAAGGAGTGATAGGTAAATCAAATATGTTCAAAATATTGAATTTCAGTCCACAAAAGTAAGAAACtccaaaaacttgaaaaaatatcaataaaaagcACTTTAACCACTACTATTTTGATAATGTGCTATAAAACACGAGTAAATACTAGTAATGTATTCGTTGAAGTCACTTTAGTTTAGCAAAGATAACTTTTTAGGAAACTCTTccttaattcatttttaaaaagtCAATGATCAATTGATGTAGACAGCTTATAATTTACTCTAACATTACAGCCTAAGATAATAGTACAGCTATTATTTTGACGGGTACAACAAACGGGTTACTCTATATCAAGCAACTGCGGAAGACTTGAGATAGCACATTAAATTTTAGCTATAAAGGCAAAGTTCATGTAACGAGACAGCCCATAGATCATAACTATAACCTTTAGTTCTTTCTCAGAACATACTTCTATGATGTTGGACAGGCAATAATACCATAGCAGACTAAGTAACGTAATAATTACAAGTtcataagaaaataaataatactactcCCTCCTTTGGTTCCTTAAATGAGTAGCAATTAGAAATTAAgtgatttttaagaaaaagatgaatatttaataataaatgaaaaaaggtACATAATGTAgatgaaattaataaataattaaaaaatatgaataacATTACAAAAGTAATGGGctataatccaaaaaaataaagtgcaaaaataaataaaaccaaacaaaatagtaaaataagGCTAAATAGATAAAAGAGAAATTAATTAAGATCATCTCATCGTGACACGACTTAATATGGACCGGCCTAAttctattttattaaaaaaattctaaaaaagaCAATTTAGAAAtagttttaaattgttttttttaatataaatatttgaatTACTTGTATAAATCAGTTTAACAGTGGGACCATCTAATATTATgggaatgaataatgaaaagaagTAAAACCCCATGCCTAAAACCTATACTACTAATAATAGACAAACCCACCAACGCACGCAAAAAAGGTCACTACACATGCGCCACACACCTACGCATAGAAATATActtgtatttttattaaaaaaaattacctacaatagtgctacattttcataattttcctataataatttcacttaataattaacaatgaacaatcttAACTTTAAGAGAATTTGTCTAGAGTAAGCTTAAGTAACCCAATGACttgttatagtaggtaatttacccaaaaaaagtaaattgaaaattaatataaaatttcaggaaaaatttataaattcacataaaaatttctaaataattaaaaaaatcagaaattttttaacatttttttcacatttgtttttggacattttattttaattcatcttttctttaaaaaaaaaacttttaacaagTCATCAGATTATCGAATTTACTTTAGGAAAATACCCTTAATCATGTTTAATCAatagataaaattattataaaaaaatcataaaaagattaaattattttagataatttttttttaattattaattattattttcattaataaatGTACTCTTTGCCGTTATGTCTCTTCCTTCACgttttattaaatatcaaaggGTAAATGCCAAAAGAAAAGAATATCCCCCCACACGCCTTCCTAGTTTTTCTGCTACAAAAGATATGGATGGATGGATAGAAGGGTTTGAAATTTGCTACACAAAAAAGACAAAtcccaaacaaacaaaagaatgGAATTGAGTCGAGAGATAATCCATTCCGAAATACCAAAACTGCTAGAGatatcaaacaaaccaaatgaCAGAGTACATCAGTGAGTAGGATGGTTATATATCCGGTTAGTAGTTACAGCCTTATAGGCAGTGGACAGGTGCGCCCACTTTTTAGAGAacaaaatttgtatttttactATCACACCTCACGACATGAGATAAAAGTTTTAATACTCCAACCCATTTTGTTGAATAAGTTGCTAAACAtcttgtatttaattttatttgaaattttagttattatataCCCCCTCTGATCGTAGATAAGTTTCCTACATTTTTATTACACTTTTATTTAAGTTGACATAACACATCACATAGGctaaaaattatttcttcaatcaatattttaaatgaacCAAACCTCAAacaactaataaataaatatagcaaTGAAATTAGTGGTAAACAGTaaacataatataatatggTAGCCATCACTCATTCACGCCTATCAAAAAAAAAGGTTAACCATCATAAATCGCATACCCTTTACATACTAGAGATTATTTTCCAACAGGTACAATTAATGGTAAttactttatatttaattaaattgatttttactgatgtaatttttttttactgattaaaattaatttttgttgattatacattgatatttactattttacaaatttaaattaatttttagtgatTGTAACTAGTTTACTGAGTTGAACTGTTAATTACAATTGTCTTTTAGTgattaaactaatttttattatttccgTTGTTTCTTAcaaaattcttatttttcatttggATTGTTATATTTATTGTCTCATAAACATATCTTTCCATACATTACAAATTTTggataaaattaacttttcttttaatatttttttatt
This genomic stretch from Amaranthus tricolor cultivar Red isolate AtriRed21 chromosome 9, ASM2621246v1, whole genome shotgun sequence harbors:
- the LOC130823849 gene encoding protein argonaute PNH1-like, encoding MPNRQVRDPKLKHIISKKIVESKPVLQQASNRFCESTGERLEDAPKNAKRRRGRRKSKGAIMEDLPADGKLELRVEPPTSNKGIVFQRRPGFGQLGTKCVVKANYFLAELSRSDLCQYNVTITPEVNSSKLNKAIMAELVKLHRETNLGSRLPVYDGKKNLYTAGLLPFTLKVFKVTLVEECEGFELTKENEFEVKIQFIGYARMHELHELLAGKQVKAPQEALTVIDAVLREMAAKRYLSFGRLFYSPNIQKPHQLGGGLHSWRGFYQSIRPTQMGLALNIDMSANAFIEPLPVVEFVAQVLGKDVRSKPLSDADSVKIKKALRGVKVEVTHRENVRRKYRVSGLSSQPTKELIFPVDEHMNMKSVIEYFQEVYGFTIQYAHLPCLQVGNQKKVNYLPMEACKIVEGQRYTRRLNEKQIASLLKVTCRRPSDQESDILQTAHQNGYNQDSHAREFGIKIDDKLATVEARILPAPWLKYNDTGKEKQHLPQLGQWNMLNKKVINGSTINYWACINFSRSVQESAARGFCRQLVQMCQVSGMEFNPEPVIPIHSARPDQVKKALRFVCNAAASRLEGKELELVIAILPDNNGSLYGDLKRICETDLGLISQCCLTKYVLKVSRQYLANVSLKINVKMGGRNTVLLDALSLRIPMVSDIPTIIFGADVTHPESGEDTSPSIAAVVASQDWPEVTKYAGMVSAQAHRQEIIQDLFKTWQDPQQGTVNGGMIRELLLSFKKATGQKPLRIIFYRDGVSDGQFYHVLLYELDAIRKACASLEPGYQPTVTFVVVQKRNHTRLFPNNHNDKRSMDKSGNILPGTVVDSKICHPTDFDFYLCSHAGIQGTSRPAHYHVLWDENNFSADEIQSLTNNLCYTYARCTRSVSVVPPAYYAHLAAYRARFYMEPDNSDNSGGSHNSRTSNGQTIRPLPELKDKVKNLMFYC